In Hymenobacter sublimis, a single genomic region encodes these proteins:
- a CDS encoding UDP-glucose--hexose-1-phosphate uridylyltransferase: protein MASFDLAQQPHRRFNPLTGEWLLVSPHRALRPWQGQQEAPDRTQRPAYDPTCYLCAGNTRANGAVNPAYTGTFVFDNDFAALTPDAPAGTVEVGGLLRAEAESGVGRVICFSPRHDLTLPEMSTAEIRGVVDVWAEEFASLGARPDINYVQIFENKGQVMGCSNPHPHGQIWAQRTVPGDPAKETVQQHAYFQQHGRSLLADYLDIELKEQQRIVLENEHFVVLVPFWAAWPFETLVLPRRAVQDVTQLTDAERDSFADAIRRLTIRYDNLFQTSFPYSAGLHQRPTDGQEHPAWHLHMHFFPPLLRSATVRKFMVGYELLANPQRDITPEYAAQRLRELPEVHYKETIAQEGV, encoded by the coding sequence ATGGCCTCATTTGACCTCGCCCAGCAGCCCCACCGTCGTTTTAACCCACTTACTGGCGAGTGGCTGCTCGTGTCGCCGCACCGGGCACTGCGGCCCTGGCAGGGCCAGCAGGAAGCGCCCGACCGCACCCAGCGTCCCGCTTACGACCCAACCTGCTACCTCTGCGCCGGCAATACCCGCGCGAACGGGGCAGTGAACCCGGCCTACACGGGCACCTTCGTATTCGACAATGACTTTGCCGCCCTTACCCCCGATGCTCCGGCCGGTACAGTGGAGGTTGGGGGGCTGCTGCGGGCCGAAGCCGAATCAGGGGTAGGACGGGTTATCTGCTTCTCCCCGCGCCACGACTTGACCCTGCCGGAAATGAGCACGGCCGAAATTCGAGGGGTAGTGGACGTGTGGGCTGAAGAGTTTGCGAGCCTGGGCGCCCGCCCAGATATCAACTACGTACAGATTTTCGAGAACAAGGGTCAGGTGATGGGCTGCTCTAATCCGCACCCGCACGGGCAGATCTGGGCCCAGCGCACCGTGCCCGGCGACCCGGCCAAGGAAACCGTGCAGCAGCACGCCTACTTCCAGCAACATGGCCGCAGTCTGCTTGCCGACTACCTCGACATTGAGCTGAAAGAGCAGCAACGGATAGTGCTGGAAAACGAGCATTTCGTGGTGCTAGTGCCGTTCTGGGCCGCCTGGCCCTTCGAGACGCTGGTGCTGCCGCGCCGCGCTGTACAGGACGTAACTCAGCTCACGGACGCGGAGCGCGACAGTTTCGCGGATGCCATCCGCCGCCTCACCATTCGCTACGACAACCTGTTCCAGACCTCCTTCCCCTACTCAGCGGGCCTGCACCAGCGCCCCACCGACGGGCAGGAGCATCCGGCGTGGCACCTGCACATGCACTTCTTCCCGCCCCTGCTACGCTCGGCCACCGTGCGCAAGTTCATGGTGGGCTATGAGCTGCTGGCCAACCCCCAGCGCGACATCACCCCCGAGTACGCCGCCCAGCGCCTACGCGAGCTACCGGAGGTACATTATAAGGAAACAATAGCGCAGGAAGGAGTGTAA
- a CDS encoding LacI family DNA-binding transcriptional regulator, which translates to MARAKASISDLAQQLGVSVSTISRALSDHPSISDATKKRVWKLAKELHYQPNHLAAGLRKGRSNLLGVIVPHIDGHFFTLVVKGIETVATKAGFNVLICQSNEDVAHERKNIETLLSAQVEGILVSLARTTRDFKHFEKVNKQEIPLVFFDRVLDGLNVSAVVLDDREGGYQSTKHLIAQGCRRIAHFCGPLHLNIYKNRRLGYIDALLEHGLPVEENLIFHCDMTVEDGVRGMQQLLALRQRPDAVFSASDFSIVGALQELKRHNLRVPQDLALAGFSNETFTSLTEPMLTSVDQRCEQMGQSAVRLFLEMREEREANFSPRRIVLPPELLIRASSQRPK; encoded by the coding sequence TTGGCCCGCGCAAAAGCTTCCATTTCTGATCTGGCTCAGCAGCTAGGGGTTTCCGTTTCCACCATTTCCCGGGCCCTCAGCGACCATCCTAGCATCAGCGACGCTACCAAAAAGAGGGTCTGGAAGCTGGCCAAGGAGTTGCATTACCAGCCCAACCATCTGGCCGCGGGCTTGCGCAAAGGACGTAGCAATTTGCTCGGGGTTATTGTGCCGCACATTGATGGACACTTTTTTACGCTGGTGGTCAAAGGCATAGAAACCGTAGCCACCAAGGCGGGCTTCAACGTGCTGATCTGCCAGTCGAACGAAGATGTGGCTCACGAGCGCAAAAATATCGAAACGCTGCTCAGCGCCCAGGTAGAGGGCATTCTGGTGTCATTGGCGCGTACTACCCGCGACTTCAAGCACTTCGAAAAGGTGAATAAACAGGAGATTCCGCTGGTGTTTTTTGACCGGGTGCTGGATGGGCTCAACGTTAGCGCCGTGGTCCTCGACGACCGGGAGGGAGGCTACCAATCTACCAAGCACCTAATTGCGCAAGGCTGCCGCCGGATTGCTCACTTCTGCGGACCGCTTCATCTGAACATCTACAAGAACCGCCGGCTGGGCTACATTGATGCCCTGCTTGAGCACGGCCTACCCGTGGAAGAAAACCTCATCTTTCACTGCGACATGACGGTGGAGGATGGCGTGCGCGGCATGCAGCAGCTTCTGGCCCTCCGGCAGCGGCCAGACGCCGTGTTTTCGGCCAGCGACTTTTCCATCGTGGGAGCCTTGCAGGAGTTGAAGCGACACAACTTGCGCGTACCCCAAGACCTTGCCCTGGCCGGCTTCAGCAACGAAACCTTTACTTCCCTGACCGAGCCCATGCTGACCTCCGTGGATCAGCGTTGCGAGCAGATGGGCCAGTCAGCGGTGCGCTTGTTTTTGGAAATGCGCGAGGAGCGCGAGGCCAATTTCTCGCCCCGTCGCATTGTGCTGCCCCCCGAGTTACTTATCCGGGCCTCCTCCCAGCGCCCCAAATAA
- a CDS encoding cellulase family glycosylhydrolase, with the protein MKNLLLFLLLLGATTGSFAQKTKIKTKGPAATVALQERRWSAEKATAWYKAHPWMTGANFTPSTAINQLEMWQADTFDPTTIDRELGWAEGIGFNTMRVFLHSLAWQQDPKGFKERLNTYLGLADKHRIQTILVFFDDCWNKESKIGPQPAPKPGIHNSGWLQDPGDPASRDSATFVKLKPYVQDVMRSFATDKRVLLWDLYNEPGNNGKLTSSLPLVRNVFAWAREVNPDQPLSVGLWNWDFEALNKYQALHSDVITYHNYDDVAAHQRVIELLETHGRPLICTEYMARPRNSRFVTILPLLKKQNVGAINWGLVDGKTNTKYQWEVPIADGGEPVEWFHEVFRRDGTPYHPNETDLIKKLNGR; encoded by the coding sequence ATGAAGAATCTGTTGCTCTTTCTGCTGCTGCTCGGTGCTACTACCGGCTCCTTTGCGCAGAAAACTAAAATCAAAACCAAGGGACCGGCCGCCACGGTCGCTCTGCAAGAACGGCGCTGGTCGGCTGAAAAAGCTACTGCCTGGTATAAGGCTCACCCCTGGATGACGGGGGCCAACTTCACCCCCAGCACCGCCATCAACCAGTTGGAAATGTGGCAGGCCGACACCTTCGACCCCACTACCATCGACCGGGAGTTGGGCTGGGCTGAGGGTATCGGCTTTAACACCATGCGCGTGTTTTTGCACAGCCTGGCCTGGCAGCAGGATCCTAAGGGCTTCAAGGAGCGCCTAAATACCTACCTCGGCCTAGCCGACAAGCATCGTATCCAAACCATTCTGGTGTTCTTCGATGACTGCTGGAACAAAGAGTCGAAAATTGGCCCCCAGCCGGCGCCCAAGCCCGGCATTCACAACTCGGGGTGGCTGCAGGATCCCGGCGACCCCGCCTCCCGCGACTCGGCTACTTTCGTGAAACTCAAGCCCTACGTGCAGGATGTAATGCGCAGCTTCGCCACCGATAAGCGGGTGCTGCTCTGGGACTTGTACAATGAGCCCGGCAACAATGGTAAGCTAACCTCCTCCCTGCCCTTGGTGCGCAACGTGTTTGCCTGGGCCCGCGAGGTGAACCCAGACCAGCCCCTGAGCGTGGGCCTCTGGAACTGGGATTTTGAAGCCTTGAACAAGTACCAAGCCCTGCACTCTGACGTCATTACCTACCACAACTACGACGATGTAGCTGCTCACCAGCGCGTGATTGAGCTGCTGGAAACCCACGGCCGCCCCCTCATTTGCACCGAGTACATGGCCCGGCCCCGCAACTCTCGCTTCGTAACCATTCTGCCTCTGCTTAAAAAGCAGAACGTGGGCGCCATCAACTGGGGCCTCGTCGATGGCAAAACCAACACGAAGTACCAGTGGGAGGTACCCATTGCCGATGGGGGCGAGCCAGTAGAGTGGTTCCACGAGGTCTTCCGTCGCGACGGCACGCCCTACCACCCAAACGAAACCGATTTAATCAAGAAGCTCAATGGCCGGTAG
- a CDS encoding glycoside hydrolase family 43 protein, whose protein sequence is MPSRRHFLQQATAGLASLALMHQAAAQAAARTYTNPVYAGQFPDPFVLRHQGRYYAFGTTGTGRTPDGRIFTLLTSTNLVDWKQAGGALTPPAGAEGADFWAPEVIFHNGTFYMYYSMGGGAIGATVGHRLHVATSKTPQGPYTQVALLDVPDSKFTIDAHPFQDTDGKWYLFYARDFIDSDNGYRPGTGLVVDRLLDMTRLAGESRTVMRARHDWTVFEKNRTMPLYGGKTFPEWHTLEGPFMRKRNGKYYCFYSGANFLTSRYGVDYCVADSIMGPYSDAGANKGARVLHAVEGHVRGPGHHSHVLSPDGKTEYLVYHAWDKAMKERQLCIDKLAWTAQGPRCQGPTYTPQPLPR, encoded by the coding sequence ATGCCTTCCCGTCGTCATTTCCTGCAACAGGCTACCGCTGGCCTGGCTTCCCTCGCGCTGATGCACCAGGCCGCGGCCCAGGCGGCGGCTCGCACGTATACCAATCCGGTGTACGCCGGACAGTTTCCCGACCCATTTGTGCTGCGCCACCAGGGCCGCTACTACGCTTTTGGCACTACGGGCACGGGCCGCACCCCAGACGGCCGCATTTTCACCCTGCTCACCTCCACCAACCTAGTCGATTGGAAACAGGCTGGCGGGGCTCTCACACCGCCTGCCGGAGCCGAGGGGGCAGATTTTTGGGCGCCCGAGGTAATATTCCACAACGGCACATTTTACATGTACTACTCCATGGGCGGTGGGGCCATTGGGGCCACGGTGGGCCACCGCTTGCACGTGGCAACCAGCAAAACTCCGCAGGGGCCCTATACGCAAGTGGCCCTGCTGGATGTGCCGGATAGCAAGTTTACCATCGACGCCCACCCGTTTCAGGACACCGACGGGAAGTGGTACCTGTTTTACGCCCGCGACTTTATCGATTCGGACAATGGCTACCGCCCTGGCACCGGCCTAGTAGTCGACCGGCTGCTAGATATGACCCGCTTGGCTGGCGAAAGTCGCACCGTCATGCGTGCCCGCCACGACTGGACGGTGTTCGAGAAAAACCGCACTATGCCGCTGTACGGCGGCAAAACCTTTCCCGAGTGGCACACCCTGGAAGGTCCATTCATGCGCAAACGCAACGGCAAGTACTACTGCTTCTACAGCGGCGCCAACTTCCTGACTTCCCGCTACGGCGTGGATTATTGCGTGGCCGATTCCATCATGGGTCCGTACTCCGACGCCGGAGCCAACAAGGGTGCCCGCGTCCTGCACGCGGTAGAGGGCCACGTACGCGGCCCAGGGCACCACTCCCACGTGCTTAGCCCCGATGGCAAAACCGAATACCTCGTTTACCACGCCTGGGACAAGGCCATGAAGGAGCGGCAGTTGTGCATCGATAAACTAGCCTGGACGGCGCAAGGCCCGCGTTGCCAGGGTCCTACCTACACGCCACAGCCCTTGCCGCGCTAA
- a CDS encoding SusC/RagA family TonB-linked outer membrane protein has protein sequence MKNSYLRLRRPAELALRCILPLSALASTGAVSAELPKVDIRRNGVAAQTITGRVIDEKGQGMPGVTVLEKGTSNGATTDADGRYSLTVADNATLTFSFVGYLTQEVPVSGRTSVNISLAPDSKALNEVVVVGYLTQERQNVTGSVASVGAQEVRRAPVASVGEAIQGRLPGVTVTNSGAPGQAPNINIRGLGTIASGSGPLYVIDGLWVQGQGGQRDFNPADVESVQVLKDAAALAPYGASGANGVIIITTKKGKAGIPSISFSANGGVQRLVNTLDLTNAAEWAAINRQAYQNAGLAPQPYAANPPAGIDTDWQAELFKENENFFKRGSIQDYNLGFSGGGPNSNFNVSGGYFKQDGTVRGPKFERYSLRVNTGFTRGRLKFGQNALLTRTNQTRLNGLPFIDVVRMLPVIPVYDATTPGGFGIGNDNAITFGTNPIALQTLLNDTGTSNRLQGNVYGELSLFDFLRYRLNLATEYHGFHDQQKRQFGIWRRNDATNPSNFGESQGNELFGMAENTLTFDKDFGKHNLTAVAGYSQQRFRQEFTRGVNFGYGTGPTYYWALDAGSQTPQAIGSSYVWAKQSFFGQLTYDYDQRYLVTAAFRRDGSSRFDPDNRWGNFGAASLGWRVSKENFFQGVTAISDLKLRASYGRLGNDLVNGAYGGSYLSQGFINTNANYALNGSVVNGNGAIQTTYASDNIRWEDRRTTNVGFDAGFLEDRLILSADYYVSQTYNALINPDLPLTFGNAGPNPFRNLGKLENKGFELQLGYNENRTKFRYGASANLTTIKNTVLDLGTVGGEATGATNFFNGGPNGITRTEVGHEIGSFYLYQFDGIYQSGDSNIPAGLQAGDVRYKDINGDGTINDFDRAHVGNVFPKLQYGLNLNLGYGGFDVTAFFQGVQGNDVFNTTKYWLDRTDDNGNYRADFSPWTPTNPSTTTPRALIAGGNSGRAPGNNALFNTTRWLEDGSYLRLKNLQVGFTVPKPLLERTKYVASLRIFATGQNLFTITDYSGYDPETVGSGAFNTLGNNLARGVDEGSYPNLRSFTLGIQAGF, from the coding sequence ATGAAAAATTCCTACCTCAGATTGCGCCGACCAGCCGAGCTGGCGTTGCGCTGTATTCTGCCTCTTTCGGCTTTGGCCAGCACCGGGGCGGTGTCTGCTGAGTTGCCCAAGGTTGATATTCGCCGCAACGGGGTTGCTGCCCAAACCATTACGGGTCGAGTTATTGATGAGAAAGGACAGGGGATGCCCGGCGTTACGGTGCTGGAAAAAGGCACTTCCAACGGTGCCACCACCGATGCCGATGGCCGCTACTCCCTCACCGTAGCCGACAATGCTACCCTTACTTTCTCCTTTGTCGGCTACCTCACCCAAGAGGTACCTGTTAGTGGCCGCACTAGCGTCAACATCAGCCTCGCCCCCGACTCAAAGGCCCTCAACGAGGTAGTAGTAGTCGGCTACCTCACCCAAGAACGTCAGAATGTAACCGGTTCAGTAGCCAGCGTAGGCGCCCAAGAAGTGCGCCGCGCGCCGGTTGCCTCGGTAGGGGAGGCCATTCAGGGCCGTCTGCCGGGCGTAACTGTTACCAACTCCGGCGCCCCGGGCCAGGCTCCAAACATTAACATTCGTGGCCTGGGCACTATTGCCAGTGGTAGCGGCCCACTTTACGTTATTGACGGACTGTGGGTGCAAGGACAGGGCGGACAGCGCGACTTCAACCCCGCCGACGTGGAATCGGTGCAGGTATTGAAAGATGCGGCGGCTTTGGCGCCTTATGGCGCTTCGGGTGCTAATGGAGTAATTATTATTACGACCAAAAAGGGCAAGGCCGGGATTCCCAGCATCTCTTTTAGTGCCAACGGTGGGGTGCAACGCCTGGTGAACACGCTGGACCTGACGAATGCCGCCGAATGGGCCGCCATCAACCGGCAGGCCTATCAAAATGCCGGTCTTGCACCTCAGCCCTATGCGGCCAACCCGCCCGCTGGTATTGATACTGACTGGCAAGCCGAGCTGTTTAAAGAGAATGAGAACTTCTTCAAGCGCGGCTCCATTCAGGACTACAACTTAGGCTTCTCTGGGGGCGGACCTAATTCAAACTTCAACGTGTCGGGGGGCTACTTTAAGCAAGATGGTACCGTGCGGGGGCCCAAGTTCGAGCGGTACAGCTTGCGCGTGAACACGGGCTTTACGCGCGGACGGCTGAAATTCGGCCAAAACGCTTTGCTCACGCGTACCAACCAAACCCGCCTCAACGGTCTGCCCTTCATTGATGTGGTGAGGATGCTGCCGGTGATTCCAGTGTATGATGCTACCACGCCCGGAGGCTTTGGTATTGGCAACGATAACGCCATTACGTTTGGCACCAACCCCATTGCGCTGCAAACCTTGCTCAACGATACCGGCACTTCCAACCGCCTGCAGGGCAATGTGTACGGTGAATTATCCCTTTTCGACTTCCTGCGCTACCGCCTGAACTTGGCTACCGAATACCACGGGTTCCATGACCAGCAGAAGCGGCAGTTCGGCATTTGGCGCCGCAACGACGCCACTAACCCTTCCAACTTCGGCGAAAGCCAGGGCAATGAGCTGTTCGGCATGGCCGAAAACACGCTTACCTTCGACAAGGACTTTGGCAAGCACAACCTGACGGCCGTAGCAGGCTACAGCCAGCAGCGTTTCCGCCAGGAGTTTACTCGTGGCGTCAACTTTGGGTACGGCACCGGACCTACTTATTACTGGGCGTTGGACGCCGGCAGCCAGACCCCACAGGCCATCGGCTCGTCCTACGTCTGGGCTAAGCAGTCCTTCTTCGGGCAGCTCACCTACGACTACGACCAGCGCTACCTGGTTACGGCCGCCTTCCGCCGTGACGGCTCCTCGCGCTTTGACCCGGATAATCGGTGGGGCAATTTTGGCGCGGCCTCCCTGGGCTGGCGCGTTTCGAAGGAGAACTTCTTCCAAGGTGTAACTGCTATTTCCGATCTGAAGCTGCGAGCCTCCTACGGCCGCCTGGGCAACGACTTAGTAAACGGGGCGTATGGCGGTTCCTACCTATCGCAAGGCTTTATTAACACCAACGCCAACTACGCTCTGAACGGCTCGGTAGTGAACGGCAACGGGGCTATTCAAACGACTTACGCCAGCGACAATATTCGGTGGGAAGACCGGCGCACCACCAACGTTGGCTTCGACGCGGGCTTCCTGGAAGACCGCCTGATACTGTCGGCCGATTACTACGTGTCGCAGACGTACAACGCCTTGATTAACCCTGATCTGCCCCTGACTTTCGGCAACGCCGGCCCTAATCCGTTCCGGAATCTAGGTAAGCTGGAAAATAAAGGCTTTGAGTTGCAACTGGGCTATAACGAAAACCGCACAAAGTTTCGCTACGGAGCCAGCGCCAACCTGACTACTATTAAAAATACAGTGCTCGATTTGGGCACGGTAGGCGGCGAAGCTACGGGAGCTACCAACTTCTTCAATGGCGGACCTAATGGTATTACCCGCACCGAGGTAGGTCACGAGATTGGTTCTTTCTACCTCTACCAGTTTGATGGCATTTATCAGAGCGGCGACTCCAATATTCCGGCTGGCTTGCAGGCGGGTGATGTGCGCTATAAGGACATCAACGGCGATGGTACCATTAATGACTTCGACCGAGCCCACGTAGGCAATGTCTTCCCAAAACTCCAGTATGGCCTGAACCTGAACCTGGGCTACGGCGGCTTTGATGTGACGGCCTTCTTCCAAGGCGTGCAGGGCAATGACGTGTTCAACACGACCAAGTACTGGTTGGACCGGACCGACGACAACGGAAACTACCGGGCTGATTTCAGCCCCTGGACGCCCACTAATCCCTCTACTACCACCCCCCGTGCCCTGATAGCGGGCGGTAATTCGGGTAGGGCTCCTGGTAATAACGCCCTGTTTAATACTACCCGCTGGCTGGAAGACGGCTCCTACTTGCGCCTGAAAAATTTGCAAGTGGGCTTCACGGTGCCCAAGCCCCTGCTGGAGCGCACCAAGTACGTGGCCTCCCTGCGCATCTTCGCTACGGGCCAGAACCTGTTCACCATCACCGACTACAGCGGCTATGACCCCGAAACGGTGGGTAGCGGGGCCTTCAATACCTTGGGCAACAACTTGGCCCGCGGCGTTGATGAAGGCTCTTACCCCAACCTGCGCTCGTTCACGCTAGGTATTCAGGCCGGTTTCTAG
- a CDS encoding glycoside hydrolase family 43 protein — protein MKKPYFGWLLGLMLLQAAPAWAQQTTSATTFSNPLLPSGADPWSIYHEGYYYYTHTTGRNITLWKTTSLSQLKTAPHKVVWTPPATGPNSRDIWAPELHRINNKWYLYYAADAGTNQTHRLWVLENSSADPLEGTWIDKGQVRDITNKWAIDGSVFENNGQLYFVWSGWEGDENGRQDIYLARLKNPWTVDGPRLKVSTPVYSWERNGDLNNPQDPPHVDVNEGPEVLRHGNKLVLIYSASGCWTDFYALGMLTASADSDLLQPGSWAKSSVPVFQQDPAAKVYAPGHNSFFKSPDGTQDWILYHANDEPGQGCGRFRSPRAQPFTWNPDGTPNFGKPIPPGQLLARPSGE, from the coding sequence ATGAAGAAACCTTACTTCGGATGGCTGCTTGGCCTCATGCTGCTGCAGGCCGCCCCAGCCTGGGCCCAGCAGACGACCTCGGCTACTACCTTTTCTAACCCCCTGCTACCTTCCGGGGCCGATCCGTGGAGCATCTACCATGAGGGCTACTATTACTACACTCACACCACGGGCCGCAACATCACGCTCTGGAAAACCACGTCTCTGAGCCAGCTGAAAACGGCCCCGCACAAAGTAGTCTGGACGCCGCCCGCCACCGGCCCTAACTCCCGCGACATCTGGGCTCCGGAGCTGCACCGCATCAACAACAAGTGGTACCTGTACTACGCCGCCGACGCGGGTACTAACCAAACGCACCGGCTTTGGGTACTGGAGAACAGCTCCGCGGACCCCTTGGAAGGCACCTGGATTGACAAAGGCCAAGTGCGAGACATCACCAACAAATGGGCTATTGATGGCTCCGTGTTCGAGAACAACGGTCAGCTTTATTTCGTGTGGTCGGGGTGGGAAGGGGACGAAAATGGTCGCCAGGACATTTATCTGGCCCGGCTGAAAAACCCCTGGACCGTGGATGGCCCGCGCCTCAAGGTTTCGACGCCGGTGTATAGCTGGGAGCGAAACGGCGACCTAAACAATCCTCAGGACCCGCCCCACGTCGATGTAAACGAAGGCCCCGAGGTACTGCGCCACGGCAACAAACTGGTGCTCATTTACTCCGCCAGTGGCTGCTGGACCGATTTCTACGCCCTGGGCATGCTCACAGCTTCCGCCGACAGCGACCTGCTCCAGCCCGGTTCCTGGGCTAAGTCGTCGGTGCCGGTGTTTCAGCAGGACCCGGCGGCTAAGGTGTACGCGCCCGGTCATAACTCCTTCTTCAAGTCGCCGGACGGCACGCAGGACTGGATTCTTTACCATGCCAACGACGAGCCCGGCCAGGGGTGCGGCAGGTTCCGCTCGCCCCGGGCCCAGCCCTTCACCTGGAACCCCGATGGTACGCCCAACTTTGGCAAGCCAATACCACCCGGCCAGCTCTTGGCCCGCCCTTCGGGCGAGTAA
- the galK gene encoding galactokinase, with product MLPDILAAAFQQQFHYAPLVVRAPGRVNLIGEYTDYNHGFVLPAAINKAIFFAVGLNGSSAIRLYSHDKQQLYTTEADSIQPSTLLWANYLLGVVAQFQKRGIAVPGFDCVFGGDIPMGAGLSSSAAVECGLAFALNTLLHTHLDRMTLAHMAQKAEHEFALVQCGLMDQFASLFGQDGQVVRLDCRSLDYEYFPFDTRAAQVVLCNSGVKHSLASSEYNTRRQECEQGVAVLRGHYPQLQSLRDATLAHVETHRAALGDVVYRRCRYVVEENLRVEAACQHLLAGDLRAFGQQMYASHAGLRDDYQVSCRELDVLVAAAQQAPGVFGARMMGGGFGGCTINLVAPDQVEQFIAHQTAAYQQQLGLPLETYTATIVSGVDTLELVALH from the coding sequence ATGCTACCTGATATACTCGCCGCTGCCTTTCAGCAGCAGTTCCATTATGCGCCTCTGGTGGTGCGTGCGCCCGGTCGGGTAAACCTGATTGGCGAGTATACTGATTACAACCACGGGTTTGTGCTGCCCGCAGCCATCAACAAGGCTATTTTCTTTGCGGTGGGGTTGAATGGCAGCTCTGCTATTCGTCTTTATTCCCACGATAAGCAGCAGCTCTACACTACGGAAGCCGACTCCATACAACCTTCTACCCTCTTGTGGGCCAACTATTTGCTAGGCGTGGTGGCGCAGTTTCAGAAGCGAGGTATTGCGGTACCGGGCTTCGACTGTGTATTCGGAGGCGACATTCCAATGGGAGCCGGGCTCTCGTCCTCGGCGGCGGTGGAGTGCGGGCTGGCCTTTGCCCTGAACACGCTGCTGCACACCCACCTGGACCGGATGACGTTGGCGCACATGGCCCAGAAAGCCGAGCACGAATTTGCCCTGGTACAGTGTGGGCTGATGGACCAGTTTGCTAGCTTGTTCGGCCAAGACGGGCAGGTAGTGCGCCTGGACTGCCGTTCCCTGGACTACGAATACTTCCCCTTCGATACCCGCGCGGCCCAGGTCGTGCTCTGCAACTCCGGCGTGAAGCACTCGTTGGCCAGCTCCGAGTACAACACCCGCCGCCAGGAGTGCGAGCAGGGCGTGGCCGTACTGCGGGGGCACTACCCCCAGCTGCAGAGCCTGCGCGATGCCACGCTAGCGCACGTGGAAACCCACCGGGCTGCATTGGGCGACGTGGTGTACCGGCGCTGCCGCTACGTAGTGGAGGAAAACCTACGGGTAGAAGCAGCCTGCCAGCACTTACTGGCCGGCGACCTGCGCGCCTTCGGCCAGCAAATGTACGCCTCTCACGCCGGGCTGCGCGACGATTACCAAGTAAGCTGCCGCGAGCTGGACGTGCTGGTGGCCGCGGCCCAGCAGGCGCCGGGTGTGTTCGGGGCCCGCATGATGGGCGGCGGCTTCGGCGGCTGCACCATCAACCTGGTAGCCCCGGACCAGGTAGAGCAGTTCATTGCCCACCAAACCGCCGCTTATCAACAGCAGTTGGGCCTACCCCTGGAAACGTACACGGCCACCATTGTCAGTGGAGTAGACACGCTGGAACTGGTAGCGCTCCACTAA